A single genomic interval of Helianthus annuus cultivar XRQ/B chromosome 13, HanXRQr2.0-SUNRISE, whole genome shotgun sequence harbors:
- the LOC110900932 gene encoding uncharacterized protein LOC110900932, protein MAQNCKNKSKRSLLKGRLKKEKTPPNQAKQNQNLLPPPPFPSRFQSTKKEKEDQEIMETFRKVEVNIPLLDAIKQVPRYAMFLKELCTSKKKLKGTKPSSIPRAMLDLGASINVLPYSIFKTLNVGPLKRTGVVIQSADKSTVHLKGVLEDVLVQVNELVFTANFYVLDMEDDDTSDSSSILLGRPFLKTAKTNIDVYSGTLSMEFDGEIINFNIYDAMRYPSDFSSMNWLDVIDPLTDDYFELSNCDSLALVLNKSLDKESTKELAEKFQIEDELIELVSLMDTPTNHETQKLQIQVTNKKLIPSIVQAPELELKTLPDHLKYAYLGDDDMLPVIISNKLSKNQEDELINMLKQYKEAIGLTIADIKGLSPSLCMHKILMEDDYKPIREAQ, encoded by the exons ATGGCTCAGAATTGCAAGAACAAGAGCAAGAGGTCACTATTGAAAGGAAGATTGAAGAAAGAAAAGACACCTCCAAACCAAGCAAAGCAAAACCAAAACTTACTACCCCCTCCTCCATTCCCATCAAGATTTCAAAGCAcaaagaaggagaaagaagatcAAGAAATCATGGAAACTTTTCGAAAAGTAGAAGTAAATATTCCCCTCCTTGATGCAATCAAACAAGTTCCTCGATATGCTATGTTCTTAAAAGAACTTTGCACTTCAAAGAAAAAGCTTAAAGGAACGAAACCGTCAAG CATACCACGAGCTATGCTTGACCTTGGAGCATCCATTAATGTCCTACCATATTCCATTTTTAAAACCCTTAACGTAGGACCATTAAAAAGGACAGGAGTAGTAATTCAATCGGCTGACAAATCCACGGTCCACCTAAAAGGTGTATTAGAGGACGTGTTAGTGCAAGTGAATGAATTAGTGTTTACTGCTAACTTCTATGTCTTGGACATGGAGGATGACGACACTTCGGACTCAAGTTCCATTCTGTTAGGAAGGCCATTCCTGAAAACCGCTAAAACAAATATTGATGTTTATAGTGGCACCCTTTCCATGGAATTTGATGGTGAGATCATAAATTTCAACATTTATGATGCTATGCGATATCCAAGCGATTTCTCATCTATGAACTGGTTAGATGTAATCGATCCTTTAACCGATGATTATTTCGAATTATCTAACTGTGATTCTCTAGCATTAGTTTTAAACAAAAGTCTCgacaaagaatcaacaaaagaACTTGCTGAGAAGTTCCAAATTGAGGATGAACTGATAGAGTTGGTATCACTCATGGATACACCAACCAATCATGAAACACAGAAGCTCCAGATACAAGTCACTAATAAAAAACTCATACCATCTATTGTGCAAGCACCTGAGCTAGAGTTAAAAACCCTCCCTGATCATCTCAAGTATGCATATCTTGGGGATGATGACATGTTGCCAGTAATAATATCCAACAAACTGTCAAAGAATCAAGAGGATGAACTCATCAACATGCTCAAGCAATACAAGGAAGCAATTGGGTTGACCATTGCTGACATCAAAGGCTTGAGCCCATCACTCTGTATGCATAAGATCCTCATGGAGGATGATTACAAGCCTATACGTGAAGCTCAATGA